In the genome of Xanthobacteraceae bacterium, one region contains:
- a CDS encoding (2Fe-2S)-binding protein → MTEVQLDLTVNGRRHRLSVPAHYSLLDVLRDELELTGTKTNCLEAECGVCTVTLDGKSIASCTVLAAQCQGKQVATVEGLAEGANLHPLQEAFVEFGAVQCGYCIPGMIMTAKAFLDENPKPTREAVREAIAGTLCRCTGYQKIVDAIMAASERLSQQGARP, encoded by the coding sequence ATGACAGAAGTGCAGCTTGATCTCACCGTGAACGGTCGCCGGCACCGGCTTTCCGTTCCCGCTCATTATTCGCTGCTCGACGTCCTGCGCGACGAGCTCGAACTGACCGGCACTAAAACCAATTGCCTCGAAGCCGAATGCGGCGTTTGCACTGTTACGCTCGACGGCAAGTCGATCGCATCCTGCACCGTGCTGGCCGCGCAATGTCAGGGCAAACAAGTGGCCACGGTCGAAGGCCTCGCCGAGGGCGCGAACCTTCATCCGTTGCAGGAAGCCTTTGTCGAATTCGGCGCCGTACAGTGCGGCTATTGCATTCCCGGCATGATCATGACGGCGAAAGCGTTTCTCGACGAAAATCCAAAGCCGACGCGCGAAGCGGTCCGCGAAGCGATCGCGGGAACGCTGTGCCGTTGCACCGGCTACCAGAAAATCGTCGATGCGATCATGGCCGCTTCCGAGCGCCTGTCGCAGCAGGGAGCGCGGCCATGA
- a CDS encoding xanthine dehydrogenase family protein subunit M, protein MDVEFLEPQSLQDAIAMAKARGSAARFIAGGTDLIIQARKSGTWPATVINLQRLTTLGEIKVSDRNYSFGSLVTHRQIESDARFAGGLQALQESACVIGGHQVRNVATVGGNICNASPAADMVPILLCLNAEVSLAGPNGSRVIPLAEFTQGPRKTQRASDEVMTEIIFSAPARKFASAFLKGGRRRAMEISIVAMAGVVSASADGKLTDVRLAMGAAGPKAIRLADAEKFLEGKTPSKAVLEEVGRLAAAAATPIDDVRASASFRRHLAAVYARRVVEISWNRISEVRNDRSAA, encoded by the coding sequence ATGGACGTGGAATTCTTGGAGCCGCAATCGTTGCAGGATGCGATCGCTATGGCGAAAGCCAGGGGGTCGGCTGCACGATTTATTGCAGGAGGTACCGATCTAATTATTCAGGCGCGCAAGTCCGGAACCTGGCCGGCGACGGTCATCAATCTCCAGCGGCTTACTACGCTCGGTGAGATAAAGGTTTCGGATCGCAACTATTCCTTCGGCTCGCTCGTTACGCACCGGCAGATCGAGAGCGACGCCCGCTTCGCGGGCGGCCTACAGGCGCTGCAAGAGAGCGCTTGTGTGATCGGCGGTCATCAGGTGCGCAACGTCGCAACGGTAGGTGGGAACATTTGCAACGCATCGCCCGCGGCCGACATGGTACCGATTTTGTTGTGCCTGAATGCGGAGGTTTCGCTCGCCGGCCCCAACGGTAGCCGAGTTATTCCGCTTGCGGAATTCACCCAAGGCCCGCGGAAGACGCAACGCGCGAGCGACGAGGTCATGACGGAAATCATCTTCTCGGCTCCCGCGAGGAAATTCGCTTCAGCCTTTTTGAAAGGCGGCCGTCGTCGCGCAATGGAAATTTCCATCGTTGCGATGGCGGGCGTCGTTTCCGCCTCGGCAGACGGCAAGTTAACCGATGTGCGGCTGGCGATGGGCGCGGCGGGACCGAAAGCGATCCGGCTCGCCGACGCCGAGAAGTTTCTCGAAGGCAAGACACCTTCCAAAGCCGTGCTCGAAGAGGTGGGCAGACTTGCAGCGGCGGCGGCCACGCCGATCGATGACGTGCGCGCTTCGGCGAGTTTCCGCCGTCATCTCGCGGCCGTCTATGCGCGCCGCGTGGTTGAAATCAGTTGGAATAGAATCTCGGAAGTACGCAATGACAGAAGTGCAGCTTGA
- a CDS encoding xanthine dehydrogenase family protein molybdopterin-binding subunit — MNSPFRIIGKSFPRLDARGKVSGKAIYGTDFVMQGMLHGKLVHSPIASGEILSIDTADAMAMPGVYTVVTAADIPAQRYGSFVKDMEVFASSHVNFVGQPVAAVVARTAEEAEAAAKSVRIEYKETPGVFTTEDAALPDAPLVHPDWEQYKAVPTVRRKGNVTNDARLVLGDVDKALKESYRVFTHRFVTNVVHPGYTEPRAAVAHWDDANQLIVWSNTQLPFEAQATLAEIFKLTPSQVRVNVTVIGGGFGGKLRLGVEHYAAAAALKAGRPVKFVSTCEEEMTSALPRQPLIIELTTGVTQDGKILAKAASILVDTGATSGSGVGVASSVMLMLAGPYKIPNLRLESRSVYTNKTPTGSFRAPAGPQGNFAVESQMDIIADALGIDPLEFRLRNIVREGDLAPNGQKLESVSLEECLLKAADAIGWKDRRPEPGRGKGIACAWWTTTSGSSGVYVKVGPDGQVFLNTGCAEIGTAALTGAAQVLAEALGVELSSIQIVSGDTASTPFDFGAQGSRTAFAVGNACLDAVGKLQQRMKEIAAKQFAVKPEEVAIDNGAAKFGEKSLSLKEIAANAQTSQGGLIAHGTFIAPPTLHDKERTENMVITAINSPSFHAHAVDLSVDAETGEVKIHDYVVVQDVGRAINPKYIEGQIEGGVVQGIGQALSEEIVYENGVVRNPGLTDYKMPTAMDAPNIRSIIVESPSKVGPYGAKGVGEPPVIHPPAAIANAIASAVSARVQTLPITAEKIVQTLAEVSELPK, encoded by the coding sequence ATGAACTCTCCCTTCCGTATCATTGGCAAATCTTTTCCGCGGCTCGATGCGCGCGGTAAGGTGAGCGGCAAGGCGATCTATGGCACCGACTTTGTAATGCAGGGAATGCTGCATGGAAAGTTGGTGCACAGTCCGATCGCCAGCGGGGAAATCCTTTCCATAGATACCGCAGACGCGATGGCGATGCCCGGCGTCTATACGGTCGTGACGGCGGCGGACATTCCCGCGCAACGCTATGGCTCGTTCGTCAAGGACATGGAGGTGTTCGCCTCAAGCCATGTGAATTTCGTGGGTCAGCCCGTTGCGGCAGTCGTTGCCCGCACGGCGGAGGAGGCGGAGGCCGCCGCAAAGTCCGTACGCATCGAATACAAAGAGACGCCAGGGGTGTTCACAACTGAGGATGCAGCACTCCCAGATGCGCCGCTCGTTCATCCCGATTGGGAGCAATATAAAGCCGTGCCGACAGTGAGACGGAAGGGCAACGTGACAAATGACGCACGTCTCGTGCTCGGCGATGTCGATAAGGCGTTAAAAGAGTCGTATCGCGTTTTCACGCACCGTTTCGTCACCAATGTCGTTCATCCCGGCTACACCGAGCCGCGCGCTGCGGTCGCGCATTGGGACGACGCGAACCAGCTGATCGTGTGGTCGAACACACAGTTGCCCTTCGAGGCGCAGGCGACGCTCGCCGAAATCTTCAAGCTTACGCCTTCGCAAGTGCGCGTGAACGTAACCGTCATCGGGGGTGGCTTCGGCGGCAAGTTGCGGCTTGGCGTTGAGCATTACGCAGCGGCCGCCGCCCTCAAGGCAGGACGTCCCGTCAAATTCGTGTCGACCTGCGAAGAAGAAATGACCTCAGCGCTGCCGCGCCAACCGCTGATCATTGAGCTGACCACCGGCGTCACCCAAGACGGCAAGATTCTCGCAAAAGCGGCCAGCATCCTCGTCGATACGGGTGCGACCTCAGGCTCGGGCGTCGGCGTCGCCTCGAGTGTGATGCTGATGCTCGCGGGTCCCTACAAGATTCCGAACCTACGTCTGGAAAGCCGTTCAGTTTACACGAACAAGACGCCGACGGGCTCGTTCCGTGCGCCCGCCGGACCTCAAGGAAACTTCGCGGTCGAGTCGCAGATGGACATTATCGCGGATGCGCTCGGCATCGATCCGCTTGAGTTTCGCCTCCGCAATATCGTGCGTGAGGGCGACCTCGCGCCGAACGGACAGAAACTCGAAAGCGTCAGTCTTGAAGAGTGTCTACTGAAAGCAGCGGATGCCATCGGCTGGAAAGATCGCAGACCGGAGCCCGGCCGCGGCAAGGGCATTGCCTGCGCGTGGTGGACGACGACGTCGGGTTCGTCAGGCGTTTATGTGAAGGTTGGTCCGGACGGTCAGGTGTTTCTCAATACGGGTTGCGCCGAAATCGGTACGGCTGCGCTCACCGGCGCTGCGCAGGTGCTCGCCGAAGCGCTCGGCGTCGAACTGAGCAGCATCCAGATCGTTAGCGGGGATACCGCTTCGACGCCGTTCGACTTCGGCGCGCAGGGCAGCAGAACCGCTTTTGCGGTCGGTAACGCCTGCCTGGACGCGGTCGGCAAACTTCAACAACGAATGAAGGAAATCGCCGCGAAGCAATTTGCGGTGAAGCCTGAAGAAGTCGCGATCGATAACGGCGCCGCTAAGTTCGGCGAGAAATCGCTTTCGCTGAAGGAAATTGCGGCGAACGCGCAAACAAGCCAGGGCGGGTTGATTGCGCACGGCACTTTCATCGCGCCGCCGACGCTTCACGATAAGGAGCGGACGGAAAACATGGTGATCACCGCCATTAACTCGCCCAGCTTCCACGCACACGCGGTCGATTTGTCGGTCGATGCCGAAACCGGCGAGGTCAAGATCCACGACTATGTCGTGGTGCAGGACGTCGGTCGTGCGATCAATCCGAAATACATCGAAGGCCAGATCGAAGGCGGCGTCGTGCAGGGTATTGGACAGGCGCTGAGCGAAGAGATCGTTTACGAGAACGGCGTCGTCCGCAATCCCGGTCTGACCGACTACAAGATGCCAACAGCGATGGACGCACCCAATATCCGATCCATCATCGTCGAATCTCCGAGCAAGGTCGGTCCTTACGGTGCGAAGGGCGTGGGCGAGCCGCCCGTGATCCATCCGCCGGCGGCGATCGCAAATGCGATCGCTTCAGCCGTTTCGGCGCGTGTGCAGACTTTGCCGATCACGGCCGAGAAAATCGTGCAAACACTCGCGGAGGTTTCTGAATTACCCAAATGA
- a CDS encoding MoaD/ThiS family protein — translation MSILVHARLHGLLRLIIEDPEGRCEVQLEPEASVNDFLDRIDARNKAWIVSVNGTLRRGDYKLRNGDEIDCYPQLNGG, via the coding sequence ATGAGCATTTTGGTTCATGCACGGTTGCACGGGCTTCTCCGTTTGATCATCGAAGATCCGGAAGGCAGGTGCGAAGTACAACTCGAACCGGAAGCAAGCGTAAACGATTTTCTTGATCGGATTGACGCGCGAAACAAGGCTTGGATCGTTTCTGTGAACGGCACGCTCCGACGCGGCGACTATAAACTTCGTAATGGCGACGAAATCGACTGCTATCCGCAATTGAATGGCGGATAG
- the pepE gene encoding dipeptidase PepE — MSRMLLISNSGTPFLEHCKGMIRTFLSGRTRVTYVTAARLGDEDERYSRAAKALAGEGLETDHLKLDIEAVRKLDEAQAIFVGGGNTYALVNRLRQHGLLQRLAERVRNGMPYVGTSAGTNIAAPNILATNDWNIVGATEFTGMALVPWAINPHYQEVDAAMAPGSETRDQRIAEYLNCNFIPVLGIEEETAIQVENDKATVVGQGRARLFERGNRPKWLPVGTEFSLH; from the coding sequence ATGAGCCGCATGCTGCTCATCAGTAATTCGGGAACGCCGTTTCTCGAACATTGCAAGGGAATGATCCGCACGTTTCTGTCCGGACGCACGCGCGTGACGTATGTCACCGCGGCACGTCTCGGCGACGAAGACGAGCGCTATAGCCGTGCGGCCAAGGCGTTGGCCGGCGAAGGTCTCGAGACGGATCATTTAAAGCTCGACATTGAGGCCGTGCGTAAGCTCGACGAAGCGCAGGCGATCTTCGTGGGCGGCGGAAATACTTACGCGCTGGTCAATCGCCTTCGCCAGCACGGCCTGTTGCAGCGGCTTGCTGAGCGTGTGCGCAACGGCATGCCCTATGTCGGAACGAGTGCGGGTACGAACATCGCAGCGCCAAATATTCTCGCGACGAATGACTGGAATATCGTCGGCGCTACCGAGTTTACCGGCATGGCGCTCGTGCCGTGGGCGATCAATCCGCACTATCAGGAAGTGGACGCCGCGATGGCGCCGGGAAGCGAGACGCGGGACCAGCGGATTGCGGAGTATCTCAATTGCAACTTCATCCCGGTGCTCGGGATCGAGGAGGAGACCGCAATTCAGGTCGAAAACGATAAAGCAACAGTAGTCGGGCAGGGCCGCGCGCGTTTGTTTGAGCGCGGCAACAGGCCGAAATGGCTCCCTGTAGGGACAGAATTTTCGCTGCATTGA